The proteins below come from a single Necator americanus strain Aroian chromosome V, whole genome shotgun sequence genomic window:
- a CDS encoding hypothetical protein (NECATOR_CHRV.G20759.T1), whose product MYRSETWAAPPTMMDRFDSLCVNRCGVLADDTVHQHLAPPSKVPAESRLRLRKLNVDKQFRAMFKDGTPRRRCG is encoded by the exons atgtacagatcggagacttgggcagcaccgcCTACGATGATGGACAGATTTGATT CTTTATGCGTaaatcgatgtggtgtacTGGCGGATGACACAgtacatcaacatcttgcaccaccATCGAAAGTGCCTGCAGAAAGTCGTCTTCGCCTGAGGAAACTCAATGTGGATAAGCAGTTCAG agctatgttcaaggatggcacacctcggcgaagatgcgggtaa
- a CDS encoding hypothetical protein (NECATOR_CHRV.G20760.T1), with product MDRHVTFYEQLPTESEVLICAQKIRNGKSGGDDGTSAEMLKYLPPSGIREMTKIIRLIRIDERIPDSWRHAIIIPLHKKLSVTDPRDYRGISIILDRLIKHREETTRDEQAGFRPGRSTIDQVFIVRRVIEIWQRYSKPMQLAFLDFEAAFDSPHRGRVLNAFRADGVPGKFVRLLDDINQRTTAVVRTPAGYTTPFEVVTMVRQGAVARSFLFNFAINEIMGRTVDQCPAEDVLAPAAYLLTDFEYDDDLVIFAESTTKLQHVVNLVSKLAAAYGLRLRTDK from the coding sequence atggACCGACATGTGACATTTTACGAGCAAttaccgaccgagtcggaggttctgatCTGTGCCCAAAAgataagaaatggaaaatctggtggagacgacggaactagcgcagaaatgctaaaatatcttcctccgtctgggattcgtgagatgacaaagatcatccgtttaatacggatagacgaaaggatacctgattcgtggagacacgctatcataattcccctccacaagaagttatccgtcacggaccccagggattatcgaggaatctccaTTATCCtagaccgactcattaaacatcgcgaagaaacaacgcgcgacgagcaagctggctttcgtcctggccgatctacgattgaccaggtgttcatcgtcaggagagtgatcgaaatctggcagcggtattcgaagccaatgcaactagcgtttctggactttgaagccgcgttcgactctcctcaccgaggccgtgtTCTCAACGCgtttcgcgccgatggagtaccaggcaagttcgttcgcttgcttgatgacataaatcaacgaacaactgctgtagttcgaacaccagccgggtATACAACTCCATTCGAGGTAGTAACTATGGTAAGACAAGGAGCAGTGGCAAgatccttcctgttcaactttgctATCAATGAAATCATGggaagaacagtcgatcagtgtcctgccgaagACGTCTTAGCACCAGCAGCGTACCTCTTGACTGATTTCGAATACGACGACGAtcttgttatattcgcggaaagtacaacgaaacttcaacatgttgtcaaccttgtatcgaagttggctgcagcctatggattaCGTCTACGCACTGATAAATAg